GAGAGACTCCCAACGAAGTCTCGTGTAAACCGCGTTGCGTGAGTGAGTAGGCATCGTCGGTATATGCGGCCGAGGAAGGGGTTCCCGGTATGCGGACGAGCGTGGTGGGAATGTCTCCCGCAAAGATGCTGCAGGCTTCCAAAGTTACAATCGCGGCGATCGCTGACAAGTTATCGAGATAAAATGTCAATGGAATCAGTAGCGCGACTGCCATTGTCGCCGTGAGACCGGGAATCGATCCCACAAACAGACCATATACGGCCGATAGAAAGATAACCAGTAGCACTTCCGGTGAAACAATATTCTGTAATGCAGTAACGAATGTCGGATCCATGTTGTTTCTTCAATGAGCTTTACGATTCGCAGAACAAGAACGAAGACACTTTACAACGACCTACCAACCTAAAACGCCCTGCGGTAAAGGGACGCGCAAGAGCTGGGCAAACAATGTATAAATTCCCGGAATAAACAGGAGTGTGATCAATGCGCTCATCCACCAGCGCGTTCCCAATTTCCATAACAATAGAAAGAGAATCGCTCCAGCAGTGAGAATAAAGCCAAGCTCTTCCGCAAACAGCAAATAAGCTACGATTCCCAACAGGATCAACACGGTATTCACCACTCCCTGCTTCGTTACCGTATCCTTTGACACATCGGGGGCGAGGGCATGAACTTTTTTCTGAACTCCCAGGCAACCTAAAATCACACAGATAGCCACTGCCAATAATCCGGGAAAGACGAGTGGACCAGTTCCCCGAGATGACATCTGAGAAAACGCATCGCTGGTTAACAGTTTCCCCAGCGTTTTATCATTGGTTTTCAGGAACTGTGCGTACTCATCATTGGCTCGATACTTCGTACTCAAGCCGGCAGCTTGCATGAGTTCGGGAAATGTTTTCCCCTGCAAGGTTGTTTCACCGCTGGTGATTTTTTTGACGACCTTCGAGATTTTATCAACAATGGGCGGAGGGGTTCCCACAGGCAACGCCAGTCCATTCCAACCTGAGATCGACCAATCCATACCCTGTGAACGAAATGTAGGAACGTCCTGGAACTCGGCCAGCGATTCTTCAGCCATCACACCCAGGCAGCGCACCTGACCAGACTCGTACAACGTCTTCGCTTCCGGCAGACTGCAACACACTAAATCCACTCCGCCACTGGCCAGCTCCTGCAAAGAGGGACCAGCTCCATTCATGGGAATCCATTTAATGTCGTCTGCGTTCAAACCACTGAAATCAAGCCAGCCTGCTAATGCAAGATGCCAGATTCCACCGCTGGCTGTTCCCGTTGCCGTTAATTTTCCGGGATTCTCTTTTACAAAATCCTGCAGTTCCTGCATGCTCTGAAAGGGAGAATCTTTTTTCACAAAAACCGCAGCCGCACCATCCACAAGCGACATAATCGGAATCGCATCCTGGTGCGTCAGCGATGTCAGATCCTGCCAATGCAACATATTTAATTCGCCGGTGATGATGGCCAGGGTATATCCATCAGGACGGGCCTTTAAGCCACGGCTATGACCGGTGACTCCACGTCCTCCCGTCGCGTTGATCACATTAACGGGAACTCCCAGTTCCTGCTCCAGAAACACAGCCAACTGACGTGAGGTGCGATCTGTCGCTCCGCCGACAGACCAGGGACAGATGATGGAAATCGGCCGATCTGGATAATTTTCGACCGAACTGGAAGAACAGCCTCCCCAAAGGAGAGAAAGCAGTAGCAGGGGCTTTAATCCAACTGTCGCGTAGCGCATCGCACGTTGATTCATCAGTCCAGTACCATCATGTATTCAAATGATCGATTGCAGAAAGAACTCGAAAGGAACATTGTGTTATGAGTAAAGGATGCAGAGAGAAAAAGACCCTGTCAACGACCAGCAACCTGATAGCCTCTGGTTTCAACAAGTTCACTTCTTTAAATTGTTAATAATCTAAAATATTGAAACTCTTTTCGAGTCTATTGAGTAGAATAAGAGTAGGAAGGATTTTGTATCTTACAATTAGCCCCACAAAAGAGATCGTATGCTGAATGATCTTGCAAAATGGCCTCTGTGGAGG
The Gimesia aquarii DNA segment above includes these coding regions:
- a CDS encoding tripartite tricarboxylate transporter substrate-binding protein, producing MNQRAMRYATVGLKPLLLLSLLWGGCSSSSVENYPDRPISIICPWSVGGATDRTSRQLAVFLEQELGVPVNVINATGGRGVTGHSRGLKARPDGYTLAIITGELNMLHWQDLTSLTHQDAIPIMSLVDGAAAVFVKKDSPFQSMQELQDFVKENPGKLTATGTASGGIWHLALAGWLDFSGLNADDIKWIPMNGAGPSLQELASGGVDLVCCSLPEAKTLYESGQVRCLGVMAEESLAEFQDVPTFRSQGMDWSISGWNGLALPVGTPPPIVDKISKVVKKITSGETTLQGKTFPELMQAAGLSTKYRANDEYAQFLKTNDKTLGKLLTSDAFSQMSSRGTGPLVFPGLLAVAICVILGCLGVQKKVHALAPDVSKDTVTKQGVVNTVLILLGIVAYLLFAEELGFILTAGAILFLLLWKLGTRWWMSALITLLFIPGIYTLFAQLLRVPLPQGVLGW